The following proteins are encoded in a genomic region of Drosophila willistoni isolate 14030-0811.24 chromosome 3R, UCI_dwil_1.1, whole genome shotgun sequence:
- the LOC6651238 gene encoding MD-2-related lipid-recognition protein yields MFRFCGSLLVLSIVVASVSSEVINYHVCADSADDCSIDQVRVTPCPQAAQRAACHIHRRRPAQMSFDFTPKFDADNLVATLGWVKSETVELPLVTLERDGCKSATCPVRNGVTNTYTIDVPIEAKFPLSSYTIRWALRDPVSQKRCCFTIDIKVVR; encoded by the coding sequence ATGTTTCGTTTCTGTGGCTCGCTATTAGTTCTATCGATTGTGGTGGCCTCCGTCTCATCGGAGGTGATTAATTATCATGTGTGTGCGGATAGTGCGGATGACTGTAGTATTGATCAAGTGCGTGTGACTCCTTGTCCACAGGCAGCTCAGAGGGCTGCCTGTCACATTCATCGTCGTCGTCCCGCCCAGATGAGTTTCGATTTCACACCCAAATTCGATGCTGACAATTTGGTAGCCACTCTGGGATGGGTTAAGAGCGAGACTGTTGAACTGCCTCTGGTCACTTTGGAGCGAGATGGCTGCAAATCTGCCACCTGTCCAGTGAGGAATGGAGTAACAAATACCTATACAATTGATGTACCAATTGAGGCTAAGTTTCCTCTCAGTTCGTATACTATTCGTTGGGCTCTCAGGGATCCGGTGAGCCAGAAACGCTGCTGCTTTACCATTGACATCAAGGTGGTACGCTAA